The Primulina eburnea isolate SZY01 unplaced genomic scaffold, ASM2296580v1 ctg739_ERROPOS11973397, whole genome shotgun sequence sequence TatgtgcatatgtattgatgtatactaatgcattcttgatgattatccttgattgatttgcattgatatatgttttaCCTGGTGGAtctgtatttactgtagtattgattctttaccttttggggaaagaatttgatatcagtgatattctgtgatatatcatatactgcagtaagttgagaataaGATTGAATTAGAGTAGCTTGTACTGGTATTTtctgatgatgactgcatgattgatattgatatatcgagcaagtacagagctattataGAGTCTTATCAGGAAATGGTATGAtttggacctgaaatggccaaagaatgaatgatatacggtaaggattcttgattttgaattccttgatatccgtattatatatgattcgatgattatcgaaaggaatggagttatTTCTTTATATACAGTTGATTTCTGAAGATGAGCCtatcagggattgatttactaatagcaggaagtttgctatagtcttgcagatgagatttcaggtttgtcctgtatcagggagaatgatttcggccttgatgtgattccaggtattggtttcattttagaatttcttatagactgatattgattgaattgagagaattgagatatcagttgaaagatttattgcctgaaagttagagttacatctgattatatttctctgtaaagtacttcagttccatttatgggttgataaatcctgtattcagaagtgttctgatgattttatgctcgttttatctatgatcttttgatatattcgcagcgtatgattgattgaatcggacAGTTGATATTTGTATGtaatattctgggaactgagattgttaTATACAGAAGTGTTCGGATAGGAATCGGGATCAGAGtttgtgatatctgaagatagtatactgattgattgtagcaCTGTGAGACCGTGATCAGTAGGCTGAGAACGATATTGAATAtagcagaattttcgaaatatcAGAAATTGCGTCAAgaaggtcaagaagagaacgaggctggactaggatagcgtggagatccgggctttgaagcaacttaggattcagcactgacttgtagttgaacctagttggattattgtagatcatacaataattgtatgttatgtttaatatgtaacttgaatttaattacattacgtttccgctttgcattttaaaaaaaaaatttagaccctgtttatactaattgattaattagtctgaAGCACGATTAAGaactggattagcgtccgggtcccacaATAATGGAGGGGACATATATAGTACCATCTGAAGTATTTTCACTTGAAATACTTGTACAAAATTAGAGGTATAGCATATTATTAATTACTATTATAATTCTAAAGGCAGGCATGGAAATATTTGGAATATCCAGAAAACTAAATAACGAATTCTGTAAGAAAAAGAATGGTACAAACTGCAAGGATGGCAAAGAATGATATAAAATGAAACAAatcatttatgaaatatatcCAGCTCTTCCCCTTTGGATGGGAGCTAGGTAAAGATTATGTTTCTTGTGATAAACCACGTACATATTTGTTTTCTGGCAAGCACTCATCTTGAACAGTTGGAAaggaagatatatatatatatatatatatatatatatatatatatatatatatatatatatatatatatatatatatagtgtagGGGACCTAAATGATAATTTTGAAGCGAATGGTACTGCAAGGAGTCATCTAAATCTCGATTAAAATTCCGAACCAATTGGATCAAATAACTTTGGTTTGCTTAATATTTGAACTAGGCttaaaaaacattttatttcataattaaaagatattttgatattacacaatttttatttttattttgaaacaaaTTTCAGAAGACATGTTTAGATGTTTTGGGCCGGATCAAACCACAATATAACCCTAAGCCCATTTCAGGATGATCTTGTATTTGTTATTTCATTTTCTCATTTAATTACTTTAGTCTATTTTAAGTTAGGTAATAAAAATTTACGGAAATGAATCTTGAAATATGGATTATTGCAATTTGACATTAACAAGAAATTAAACTTGCTTGATGCTATTTACATGGAAAAAGTTATTTGTCGGTCCAATGACTTCTGGTTGAACTGAGATGGTCTCTCGTTAAAAAACTtgaaattctttttttttttttaaattaattttcggGTTATCCATCCCGCATCGCAACTAATAATCAAATCCAGGATGTTGGGTCGGGTAAATTCGATCCAAATCCTCCACAAACccaatatattatatatggGCCGTCGCCTCTCCAATAGTCTTGTACGTCAAGAAACCCGGGGTATTTCAATTGTGACTCTCCTAAGCCTCCCCTAGCTCTCGAATCTTCTCCGTCTTTTCCGTATTTACCTAATAATTCATTTCGATCCGCGGAAATCAGTTGTTCGCCGTCTTCTCTGTTCGGGATTTGATTCTGGTACGAGTTTTTCATATTATCTGCACGTATTTCGATGTATATGTTAGTTCTCTCATTTATTTCTACGAACAAAATGATGCGATTATGTAGAATGAATTTTCTGGTGATATTTTTGTGATAATTGTGCGATTTTTTGTCTTTGTAGGATTTTTTGCGATGTCGTTTTAATATATCAAGGATCAAAATCCGTTTTAATCGTTTAATTTAATGATGACCTGTGACGCGTTTTGTTTTGTAATCTGATTTTGCGTATCTTGTTCGATGGATTGGTGGATGCTAATTAGATGTTTATCTACTTCTTTTTTTATCTTCGTTATTCTTGATAGATGTGCAAATACCATGTTCTAATAATGGGCCTTTTTTGGAATTTTTCTGGCGGTTAAATACTTTAGGTATGGTGAATTGATTTGCATTTTCTACTTTGAAAGAAATAACTGATTTGATTCTTCTTCGGATCATGCTGTAGCTTTGATGTGAATTTCCATTTTTGCCGTCTGCTCTAATCTCTCAAGTTGCAACTGGATTCCCGCTTTTCTGCCGCTGGCACTGAATTAGTACTGTGACCGGTGCTCTTGTAACAGGTATTTGCAGTATTTGGTGTCAATGGCCTCCTTGGATATGTCGTTGGATGATATGATTAAAAGCCGCAAAAATAGTGAGCGTAACAGAGGACAAGCCAGCTCAAGAGGCTCACGAAGGGGACGAGGGCCAGGAGGGTCATCATCCCGGGGTGGCGGCAGAGCATATGGACCTCCTCGCAGAGGTCCACTTGGACTTAATACTCGACCGTCAGCTCAAATGATTGCCAAGGCAAGATTAAATTGTGGATGTCTTATGCATTACATAGACAAATCTGCTACGCCCTTAGTACGTTACATGAAGATTTCTTGTCTTGCTTTTGAAATCGAAATCTGATAGATTTGCGGCATTATTCGTCATTTGGGGAAGACCGTATTGAGCCTGGAAAAATGTTATGTTGTAGCAAAAGTTCCTGAGTTTTCTGACAGTTTTTCTGTTCTTGAGGAGGTTTTTCAGTAAATGTTGGTCTCTGAACTTGCGATGGAGCTATATGTCAAAAGTGGAAGATTTCGTAGCCCATTAATGACACTTTGCACCCTATCTAGAGGAGCTTCATTATCCTGATGCTAAGAGCTTTTGCCATTAACATCCATTAAGAACTGAAAGCATGAAACTGAGTTTCCTTATTTATCGATAATAATTATTAAGCGTTGGCTCTCTGTTTATTGTTACCTGGGTCATTTGGGAGTTAATGATGGATTGGTTTGATGTATGAAGAATGATATTATGATCTATATCATCCGTATATGCTGGAGTTACTTGGGGACTGGGAGTGAGactttctgtcatatctcagtTCATGGCGTTTTGCAAAGGTGGCTTCCTTCGCTGAACTTCAGAACTGGAGCTCCACGTCTGGCATGACACTAGTTTGCATGCTGTGGATTGTATCTCAACTACCATCAACCATGTAGACTTAATTGCATTCACTTCTTTTCTATGGATCTCTTTAGAGCATTTCAATGTGACTTTGTCCCGGAAATATCCTGATGTTTCAATAAAAGAATCTCAATTAATTTTTGTGGTGTAATTCTGACGCTTTTCGCAATCTCGATAATTGGTTTGCTTGCATCAGACCTTCCGCAGAACCAAGAATTTGCTGTGGCGGAATGGTCTTCTCGAGGATAGTCTAAAAGCTGCTGGGTTATCTGGATTAGTAAATGGTACAAAGTTGTACGTTTCCAACTTGGACTTTGGAGTCACTATTGAAGATATAAGGGTACCAATTTTGAGCCGTGTCTTTTGCTATTTTACGACTTTGTATACTTTTCTATATTTTCTGAAGATGGGCGTGGGGACAGGATCTGTTTTCTGATATTGGAGAGCTGATGCGTTATGCAGTTCACTATGACAAAAATGGACGCCCAAGTGTAAGTTGGAGCGTTATATGATGAGTTAAATTTTTTATCCTCTTCAACATTTTGGCTGCTGGTCTTAGAAAATAATAAATGGAAAATGTATTTATATGTTATTGCCCTGTTGGAGGATTGCTCTGTATATTTTGACTAGCTTGCAGATTTACTTTTGATTTTGATAGTTTTTACTTTGATTGAATGGGAAGGAATGTAACTAAAAGAATGCTCTGTTATTTTGTACTTGCCATACTTGATTGCTTTAGTTTAGTTTTCATCTTTTAATAATTTCTTTACCTATTAAACAGGGTTCGGCTGAAGTGATTTTTGTCCGGAGGAGTGATGCATTTCAAGCGCTTAAGCGATATAACAATGTCCAATTGGATGGGAAGCCCATGAAGGTCGAGATAATTGGTGATGATGCTGAGATCCCTGTTTCTGCTCGTTTGAACATTTTTGGAAAAGCTAATGGAAAAAGAACTGTTGTAATGGGGTATATGGCTTTAATTTTTAAGCTTTTTAATGTGTTTTTTTTTACTTGGGTGTTGTCTCCTACAGTGTATGGTCATTTGAATATAAGGTTAATAACATATCGAAGTGTATTTTTTCGCCTTCTTGTGTTGATTGGTTTTATGCAAGTTCTACTTGTCTATAAATTTTTCCAAGTTAATATCAAGATTAGCCTGGAAAATACCAAGATTTTTTAGTTGGATTGATTATATTCAGTTTACTGATCGATGATCCAGTCCATTTGATCTGTTTTCTGAAACTGATAATACTGATCTGTCTAAGGGAGATCTGCTTGGATCCTTATTAACATCAGATGTTAGCATCTTCCCTTGCTGTATGTGCATATTGATTAAAAATGCCTTATTACACCTGGATCCTTCTTTGAAGGGCTTCTTGGCTTGTTTGCTTCGTTGTGTTTTATAGATGTGTGAGTAGCTATAATTTTAGGAAAGGTTTTCATAATATTTTGTGATTGATTAATCATTACAACCACATCTTCACTAATACACAGGCCTGGAACTGGTCGTTTCGAGGTTGGCTCCAGGGTGGATAAGAATAACCGGGGTCCCATGTCAGTTGCCCTTGAACCCAATTTTTTGGACTTTCTTAATGATTTGTGTTACAAGAGCTGGAGCTTATTTTCATTATGTTGACATTCATAGGGGTCTGGGTGGTTCAAATTTTGGTCGTGGAGGTGGACGTGGTGATGGTGGAAGAGGCCGTGGTCGCAGCCGAGGCAGTGGTGTAGCTCATGGGAGAAAGATTGGGGAGAAATCTGCAGAGGAACTTGACAAGGAGCTGGACCACTATCACGCTGAAGCTATGCAGAGTTGATGGTTTACTTCAACCTTTTTCTGAACTTAGACACGGAAACTATATATCCGATAGATCTTTAGCTGTACAAATTCGAGGTTTAACGTTCTGCTAGATTTTTGGTTTTGGCTCTATAATGATGCTTGTTCGGAATTTATCTTCTCCACTGTTTTTTATAGTTTGTTTTTTAGCTAATTAAACTGGTTTGAgtttattaataaattttatacattttgtttttttcttcaaattatttttaatttatctaAAAATTAATCTATCgtagtaaattttatatataactaATTTATAAACATCATATTTTAACAAAATATAGAATATAAGGAGAGgatttaattttgaatctttcaTTGTCCCTGCAATTCCGCTCCTGCGCAATCCCGGGTATTTTATCGCGATTTCAGCCCCGGTGCCGAGCAAATTTTAAATCAGTTGGCGAACAATTTGAATACATTTTTGAGCTCTCAGATTAGAAGGCCAAattcttccacatcagaaaactGACATCGATCAAATCCCTCAAAGATTCAAAGCAAAATAAGAAATTCACCATTCCCATTCGAAAAGCTTAACAGAGCTCTCATCTTAACTCGGTGGAGAAAAGATTCACAAAACCACCATTAAGCAGATCCGAAGCGAGACGGCGAAATCTTCCTTCGGCGTAAAATCTAATCGAGATTCCAGATCCATCAGCTTCTCTTCGGTGTGGTTAAAGCAAATCCATCATCATTGAGCATTTTTGCAGTAAAAATCTGGAAAAAAGTTACGAAGAAGAGTGTAGAACTCACGAGAAAACGCAGTAATCTATGGAGAAAAACAGGAGTCTGCGTGTCCATGAGCACAttaaatatatgtttttatggCAATCGCTTCCATTTTCTGTGATTTTTTCCACACAGACGAGATAATCGAATACGCAAACCGATTGCGGCAGTCTCAAACGagaaacttttttttaaaaaaaaaaactaaaaatgtAAGCAGTGGCTGGGATTGTCGCcgtttatgtatgtatgtatgtatgtttcaATGCCCTTATTTATACCAAGGAGATTAGGGTTTAGTGTACGGACGACAAAATGTAAATGGcttcttttcttttgtttttttttttttttctaaaaaagctttttcataataatttaattgaCTGAGAGCTTGCTTGGTTTAGGTTACAATTAATAAGTAAACCTCAAACACACCACAAAAGAATTAGTCAGTCATAAAGTTGGGACCgagatatatataaaattaattaattttaggtTGGCGCATTTGTTAAAATTATCTTAATCCCCCGAgttattttgatatatatatagttgtTGTGAATTAGAtgaaatatttctttaaaacgTTAAGGTAGAATTACGATGCTATAATTACTTAAATGAGTTCAACAAAGCCACAAATCCATGTGCGTATTATTGAGAGATCTCCAAAAATCTACAATATTAAATGATTTCATTTCGAACCCTAAAATGCATCGAATTAAAAACGAGGACAAAGAAAactttatttttgtatttagcATCATACTAATAGTTTGttgtcattattattattattattattattattattattattattttgagttgGATGAGAATATCGATATAATTGAGATTCAAAATATAGTTTCAAATTAGAGACTTTTGTGTCAGATAAATTGTAATTTAATAATCATTATTAGTATCTACTTTCTTGTTAAATaatgaaatttgatttttttacgTATTAAGTAGAAATTAAAAACATGAAAAAAcctataataataaattatttaactaataAATTTCCCATTGTTGGTTATGGATTATCTAATTTTTTCCCAACGAATTATTTAACTTTAATCTCACATAATTTTGTAATAATGATCTAATTTTAaagtttataataaaaatacgtatttaaaatacaattatCATATACAtggaaaagaaaaaagatgaTATGTCGTGGAAATGCGATTttgattataaaaaaattaatagtaaGAAGCGATTCTTGTTTCAGTCGGTGAAGTTTCCCATTTGTCTGTCCCACCCACCTCCTCCTCTCTTTTGTAACCTTTGTGCTCCCCACGGATAATTCAAGAACTCACCTTGCGAAATATCCAAAGGGTTCAGTTTCCAACCTCTCTTTTTGCTGATTTCATCCAAAAAGTCTCATTTTTTAATCTTTTGAGTCGTGACTATGGGCTTGTGGGATTCTTTTCTCAACTGGCTCCGGAGGTGAACTTTATGTAACTCTTTATTTGAAATGGATTTACAGCACATATTTTCTATTGGCTTTTTGCCTTATCGATTAGTTGGATGTACATACTTATAGTGCTTGTTCGATCAAGATATTGTGCATGAAGTTTTTATTTTTGCTATTGTTTAGATTCTAAAATTCTTCATCGTGCATATTGATTTATGAGTTTGGTTCCGTTCAGGTAAAGTATTCATTGGCCGTAatatttgtttaaaatgtttttattatgtgaCTAAGAAGGAGGGAATTGGTATGAGGTAGtagttaattatattttatgccTACTAGCGTTGAGAGTAATGAGAAACAAAGGCTTAAATGTGACGTATACGGATTGTGTTGTTATTTCAATTGAAATTTGAATACACTGGCAATCCTGCAAAATCCATGTTTGTAAGGACATGGTGCAGCTCTCTCCTTTCCACTTAGCTGCCTGCCCCAGCTGTGCTAATGGAAATAGATTCACGACCAAACCTGATCACATTTTGTTTATAAATGAGTTAGAAACCGGTTTCCTGGTTTTAGAAATTGAACGTTGAGGCTGTAGCTGTGTATTCTGGCATTAATTCTGAATTGAGGAAACCCTCGTAATATTCAGGATTTCGATGAAATGGAAAAAAACAACGAAATCAATTTATGGAACagattttcaattaattttccTTCAAGGAAATAAGGAGTAATTTTTAATGGTGTTGAATATCATGAAAatgaatgaaataaataaaattaagttCTTTACATCTTATATCAAAAACTCTTTATGGACTTTACGTCTATGGTTTTCTCGGTAGAGTCTATGATCCACAATTACCCATTGCACGACTATCATTTGGGAAAAGTTGCCCCTTAGGTTGTATTTCTGTTTAGGAGTCAATTCAGGACTTAATATTTGTGTCAACGAAGTATTCTACCCAATGTTCGAGtcattctgatttttttttaatcttttagCTCCAAAAAATGTCAGCATAAATCTTAGCTATGCCTAGCAATAAAAATAGTTCACAGCAAAGCAAGTATGAATTCGGAGCAGATTTTCTATCATCCGAATTTATATTTGCCATGAGCAGATTTTTAATGTAAGCCAAAAAAAATTACATCCATTTGTTTGATAGCAACTTATTTACTGGATTTTTATCGATATAAGTTAGTTTTTTTGCCATGGTCCTTATGTTGCAATAGTTATATGTGTTCCCATGTGTTGAGGTTATCGTCAGAAAAAAAACATTGAATGTGAAACAATCATTGTTCCAATTAATGATGTCTTGAGATGCTTTTGAACTTGCATGATTCAACTTTTGTATGAAGAGCTTAGTTGAAAAGTCTTGATGACAAATCGAGGATCACCTGTATTGTACCTTACggaattattttcttaaaatttgtaaaatattaCCATGAGAATATGTTTGATATATACATCTAAAATTACTTTGTTTCCGACTATATTCCTTTTCAGCTTGTTCTTCAAACAGGAAATGGAACTTTCACTTGTAGGTCTCCAAAATGCCGGAAAAACATCACTTGTTAATGCCATTGCTGTAAGCGAAATGTCAAATTTTTGCAGATTTCTTCTTTCTCTCGCTCACATACAAAGCACATTTTATATTCTAAAACACAAACTTCACCTCCATTCCTGTGGAATATCTCATATTATAATCGTTATCGATACTGTTTTTCTTCAGACAGGAGGCTATAGTGAAGACATGATTCCAACCGTAcgtgttttgtttttttgttaatGCAAATTACCCCAAATTCTCGTTTTCAATTGATAACGTTACTCAATCAAAACTATTCTTCTTGTGTTTGAAAACAGGTTGGATTTAATATGCGTAAAGTTACGAAAGGAAACGTTACCATAAAATTGTGGGACTTGGGGGGACAACGGAGATTTCGTTCCATGTGGGAGCGTTACTGCCGTGGTGTCTCAGCTATCCTGTAAGTCGCAAACTTCAAATCCTTGAAGCTAATTTAATTCTGATGTGAAAAGAATTGTGAGTGTATTCTGTTATAAACTGAGATGGAAGTTGGCTGACTAGTTCAGGggggaaaaggaaaaaaaaacgaAGAGAGTTGGTTGACTCTTTTCATGTAGTGTACCTGACGGACTTGGAAAATTCAATAAACTGGAATTAATTTAGTGTGTCGAGGAGGGGCAAAATTGGCCATTTTAGAAATATTACCCATGAAAATTAAGGAATATTCATTTGAGAGACTATAATTATACTCCCTTCCCTGCTGAGTCTGGGAAATGGTTGTTCACTCCCATGTTTGTCTGTCCTAAATAATTATCGTGTTCTTGAGGCAGATACGTGGTTGATGCTGCAGATCGAGACAGCATCCCTATCACTCGGAGTGAATTAGATGAGCTCTTGAAGAAACCTTCATTAGGCGGGATTCCTTTGCTTGTCCTTGGAAACAAAATTGACAAGTCTGAAGCTCTTTCAAGGCAAGCACTCGTTGATCAGTTGTAAGTGTCACTCCCATAAACTCGAATTTTCCAGATGTCTATTCGATATTCATTCTTGTTCGTAATGTTTCCAGGGGTCTGAGTTCGATTTCAGATAGGGAAGTTTGCTGCTACATGATCTCTTGCAAGGAGTCGGTGAACATAGACGTCGTGATCGATTGGCTCATAAAACACTCAAGAACAGCAAAATGATTGATGGGATTTCATATTGAAAATGATGATGTGGTAAGTAAATATGTGGTAATGGGTTGTGCTGGCTTCCATTTTATTTGCTGCTCTCCCAGCCTAGCTATCTTTTTTCTGTGTATTAAGTTCTTTGACAGTTTGTCGTTAGATTCATATCCACTCCGTTGAAATTTTATCGTTGATGATTTGAGTGAGAAAATTACGATCTCATTGTGAGTATGATAGAAAACCatatttgatatatatttaGAACTCTCTAATCTTTATGACGTAAATTTGTATTTCGTGCATTTATGAATTTCTTATAAACATGTGGACTAGCTAGTGTTAGAATTCATTGAAAGGCGTTTAATAAATTCAAGTTAGTAAATTAACTATtatttgttttgattttataaaaaaaattgttactaTTTATTCGAACAAGAACAAACATCAGCCTATTCCAAGAAccctttaattatttttatggcttgagaaaataaatataaaaattaacgAGTTTAACGTGGAATAAACTTTGAACTATTTGAGAACCCGTTGAATATGTAATTGGAAAATACGACAATGCTCGATGGACATATGTCACGTTTTGTATAATATTACGTCgtttcatataaaaaaatttgtaaagAAAATCGAATGTTCACTATTTGTTTAAGCATTTATAAACATtagttaatttaaaatatacaaaTATGCTATCGGATTATATGAGTCTAGCCGTTTTTCAAATCATAAATGACAcctgtttttgt is a genomic window containing:
- the LOC140821813 gene encoding THO complex subunit 4D-like isoform X1 is translated as MASLDMSLDDMIKSRKNSERNRGQASSRGSRRGRGPGGSSSRGGGRAYGPPRRGPLGLNTRPSAQMIAKTFRRTKNLLWRNGLLEDSLKAAGLSGLVNGTKLYVSNLDFGVTIEDIRDLFSDIGELMRYAVHYDKNGRPSGSAEVIFVRRSDAFQALKRYNNVQLDGKPMKVEIIGDDAEIPVSARLNIFGKANGKRTVVMGPGTGRFEVGSRVDKNNRGPMGLGGSNFGRGGGRGDGGRGRGRSRGSGVAHGRKIGEKSAEELDKELDHYHAEAMQS
- the LOC140821873 gene encoding ADP-ribosylation factor-like protein 8c isoform X1, with the protein product MGLWDSFLNWLRSLFFKQEMELSLVGLQNAGKTSLVNAIATGGYSEDMIPTVGFNMRKVTKGNVTIKLWDLGGQRRFRSMWERYCRGVSAILYVVDAADRDSIPITRSELDELLKKPSLGGIPLLVLGNKIDKSEALSRQALVDQLGLSSISDREVCCYMISCKESVNIDVVIDWLIKHSRTAK
- the LOC140821813 gene encoding THO complex subunit 4C-like isoform X2; this translates as MASLDMSLDDMIKSRKNSERNRGQASSRGSRRGRGPGGSSSRGGGRAYGPPRRGPLGLNTRPSAQMIAKTFRRTKNLLWRNGLLEDSLKAAGLSGLVNGTKLYVSNLDFGVTIEDIRDLFSDIGELMRYAVHYDKNGRPSGSAEVIFVRRSDAFQALKRYNNVQLDGKPMKVEIIGDDAEIPVSARLNIFGKANGKRTVVMGGLGGSNFGRGGGRGDGGRGRGRSRGSGVAHGRKIGEKSAEELDKELDHYHAEAMQS
- the LOC140821873 gene encoding ADP-ribosylation factor-like protein 8c isoform X2 yields the protein MIPTVGFNMRKVTKGNVTIKLWDLGGQRRFRSMWERYCRGVSAILYVVDAADRDSIPITRSELDELLKKPSLGGIPLLVLGNKIDKSEALSRQALVDQLGLSSISDREVCCYMISCKESVNIDVVIDWLIKHSRTAK